One Desulfobacterales bacterium genomic window, CATCAAAAACAAGGAGGCGAAAATGGATCGTAGGGAAGTGATGGCGCTTTTCAACAAGAAACCCAGAATCGGCACGCTCAGTACTTCCAACAAGAATGGAGACGTCAATGTCGCCGTTTTCGGCTCACCCCAAATGACCGATGAAAACACGGTGGTGATGGGAATCGGTGATAACCGATCGCTTCAATATCTCAATGAAAATCCAAAGGCGGTCTTCATCGTCATGGAGCCGGGCGCGAGCCTTGCAGAATGGAAAGGCGCCCGCGTCTATTTAAAGGTCGATGTCATCGCGCGCGAGGGTGAACTCTTTGAGCAGATAAAGGGAAGAATCGCCGAGACCATCAGCGCCGGCGCAGCCAAGATGATTCGTGCCGTCGTGCAGTTTAGAATTACGGACGTGCGCGGCATTGTCGCACCGGTTTGAACCCGTTAACACCATCGCCGTTTATACTATGATCAGATAACCCAAGGAGCGTCTTATGCCTGTTAAATCCTTGAAAAGAAATTTTTTTCAACGTGTTTGCGGCATTCCGGCCACATCGAAACCGCAAAGTCCCGACTGCTGGCAATTTTCAGCTGGCAAATTGACCATTGACCTGAAAAAAGCTCCCGAATTGCATCACCCAGGCGGTGCCATTCGATTGGAGGGGGGAAACCTTCCGGAACGAATACTCGTTGTTCATGGTGAAGACGGTGTTTTCCGTATGTTCCAAAACCGTTGCACCCACATCGGGCATCGGCGTCTCGATCCGGTTCCCGGAACGAATACGGTTCAATGTTGCAGTGTCAATAAGTCAACCTATGACGTTAAAGGGACAAAGATCCACGGCCCCACATCGCGCCCGATTCTGGCATACCCCGTATCCAGAGAGGGTGACAAGTTGATCGGCACCATCAGTTAGCATCAATTCTCAAACTTTTAACGCGCCATGCAGTTATGCCCACAAAGTGTTTTTCAACCCAAACATTATTAAATAAGGAGAATGAAGATGAAAATGACAAATTCAGCAAGGGTTATGGTTATCGCATTGGTAGTCACGCTCGCTTTTTTGACCGTTATGAAAGCAGAGGATGCCTGCTCGGCACCTGCCAGTTTGGTCAATATTTATGCCACGGCCGGCGATAAAACCGAGATGATTCTCGATCCGCCGTTCCTGATCATCAGCAAAGATACGGTCGTTGTGTGGATCAATGGGGTCGCGATAAAAAACAGAGATTCCCAGGAAATTCAAGTAAACTTTGAAGATGGTAAAGCATGCAAAGACGTTTCTCTCTCCCCTGATCTCAAAGGCTTCGGTCTCGATGACAAAGGATGTTATGTAACCAGCTTTATTCCCTATGCCTCTACCTCCAGCTTGAAATTCACTGAGCTCGGCACTTTCAGTTACACCGTGACCACCCAGGATGGCAAGCTAAAAAAAGAAGGCAAAATTATTGTTGTTGAAAAATAGACCCGATTGAGCCATTCCAGAAGAAGATTCCAATGCCGGCTTTGACATTGGAATCTTCCTTCCCCCTTCCTTGCATGACTTGACCCCATCATCCTTCGGCATGGACAAAGCTTGAAAGCCTTATCCGGCAAAGCCGGATGCTGGGATGCTGGGATGCCTAAAAGCCATCTTTCACCTTCGGCAACCCTACCCGCGAACAGACGGCATCATTTTTCCCTTGATTCTTTGGCTGAACTAGTCAAATTTGGTTTTTTTAAATGCGACCATTCACGTTAAGCCATACCGTTATCGGAGGTTGGTATTGATGCAAGAAACTATTCAGGAACGCTCCCAAACGAAAATTAAAGAAACCGTATTGCAAAACAGCCTTTGCACCGGGTGCGGCGCCTGTGTTCATCTGTGTCCGTATTTTGCGCATTATCGGGATCATACGGTTATCCTGAATGAATGCGACGGTACGCAAGGGCGTTGCTACACTTATTGTCCGAGAACACCGACAGACCTTGCCGCCCTGCAACAAAACGGCTTTGACCCGGTGGACCTGACGCCGGAACTTGGCGCGATAAAAGCCCTTTATCTAACCCGCGCCACGAATGAAACCGTGCGATCAGCTGCGCAGCACGGCGGCACCGTAACGACCCTGATGCACCTGGCGTTGGCCGAGGGGCTGATCGATACGGCCGTATTGGCGAATCAATCGGAAAATCTGCTGGCGGAAAGTTGCGCAATCGGTTGCAGCGACGATCTGACGTCTCAAAGTAAAAGCAAATTCATCGTCGCGCCCACGGTGGCAACATTCAATCAGACGGCACAGGGGTCGGCCCGGGCCATCGGCGTGGTCGCCACGCCCTGCCAAGCACTCGCCCTGGCTAAAATGCGCGCGTATTCGGTACCCCAAGACAAGGAGAAGATGGCCAAACTCAAATTGGTAATCGGTCTGTTCTGCGGGTGGGCGCTTTCCTGGGAAAGGTTCAAATCCATCCTGGATCAGCAATTTCAAAGCCGGAAAATTCTTAAAATCGATATCCCGCCCAGCAAACATCAGTGCATGGAAGTGACCACGGATTCGGGCACCGTTGAAATACCGCTGGCAATGATTGAGACATGCGTTCGAGACAATTGCCGCTACTGCTTTGACATGACCTGTGAATTTGCCGATCTATCCGTGGGCTCGGCCAGAAGCGCAGATGGCTGGGCCGTTGATAAAGGATGGAACCAGGTTATCGTTCGCACGGAAACCGGCCGGCAACTGATGGAATCGGCCCGCGCCAAAGGCCTTCTGGAATTTAAAGCCGTACCAACGGAAAACCTTGAGAAATTAAAGCAGGCGTCGCTGAACAAAAAAAGAAACTGTTTAACACACCTTATTGAAAAAAGCGGGAATAGGCAGCAGCTGACTTACTTGAATGCAACGGACCCGGTGGTTCGATTCGTTCTTGAAACCATGGGCTCGACCCGATAGCAGCAGGAGGATCAATGTCGATTTTAAGTGAGGGCCAAAGCGGGAATCGGGTCCTTCTCATGGGCAACGACGCCATCGCCAGAGGGGCGCTGGAAGCGGGTGTCAACGTGATTTCAGGCTATCCTGGCACCCCCTCATCGGAAATTATTCAGAATTTGTTACAGGTGGCAAAAGAAAGAAACCTCTATGTCGAATGGTCGGCAAATGAAAAGGTGGCGCTGGAGGTATCGGCCGCCGCTTCGTTTGCGGGGCTGCGCGCCATGTGCGTCATGAAGCAGGTGGGCGTGAATGTCGCCTCCGATTTTTTGCTGCACCTTTCTCTTTACGGCACCCGGGGCGCCCTGGTGCTGGTCTCCTGCGAAGATCCCGGTGCGCTTTCCAGCACCAATGAGGGAGAATCCCGGCCCTATGCCCAAATGATGGAATTTCCGCTACTGGAGCCTGGCGATTTTCAGGAAGCGCTGGAAATGACCCAATGGGCCTTTGACCTGTCCGAGGAAATCCGCAATGTGGTCATGATTCGAAGCGTTACGCGAATGAGCCACGCCAGCGGAAATGTCGTCCTCGGCGCGCTTCCAACCCTAACCCCCCGCGCCGTTTTCAACCATGAGGGGCCGCTTCTGGGACAAATGGAAGGCCCCGTGGCCACCATTCCGGGTATTGTCGATTTCATGCACCGCCGTCAGCAGGACAAACTCAAAAAAGTGACCGCCCTTTTTGATGCATCCCCTTTCAACACGTATTCCGGGCCCGAAGCACCTGACTTGCTGATCATCACCAGTTCCGTCTGCCACCTGTACAGCAAAGAAGCCATCGAGTTATTACACGCATCCCATCGCGTGGGGCTGTTAAAGCTGGGAACCACCTGGCCCTTGCCCCCCAAAACCCTGGAAGCAGCCCTTCGGCGCAGCGATAAGGTGTTAATTGTCGAAGAGACCCTTCCCCTTATGGAAGATAATATCAAAGCATTCGCCGTCGAAAGGATCGGAACCATCGGTCCCAAAACATTTTTCGGCAAAAAAGAGGGCGCCCTTCCCCCCATCAATGAACTGAACCCCGACTGTGTGGTAACTGCCATTGCCGGCATCTTCGGCCTACCCTATGAGGGCATGCCCGCCACGTATGCGGATCGCGCCGCCGCCATCGCTGCCAAGGGGGCGCCAGTCCGGGATTTGACCTTTTGTCCGGGATGCCCCCATCGGGCATCATTCTGGTCGATTCATGCCGCTATCGCCATGGACAATCGACGGGGATTTGTCTGCGGCGATATCGGCTGTTACACGCTGGCCGCCGGGGCCACCGGGTTTAAAACGCTTAAAACCGTTCATGCCATGGGCTCCGGCGCGGGTATCGCCAGCGGTTTCGGAAAATTGGCCGCCTTTGGATTTAACCAACCTGTACTGGCCGTATGCGGGGACTCCACCTTTTTTCACGCCGCCATACCGGCCTTGGTCAACGCGGTGCATAACCGTTCCAACCTTATTTTAGTTGTTCTCGATAACAGCGGCACCGCCATGACGGGGTTTCAACCCCATCCGGGGCTGCCGACGGATGCGATGGGAGGAAACGCGCTGGCCCTGAGCATTCCGGATATCTGTAAAGCCATCGGCGCCAAAGTGAGCATCTGCGATCCCTTCGATTTGCCGAACACGCAAAAAACCCTGTTGGCCCTGCTGGAAGAAAAAGACGGCGTGAATGTTCTGATTCTGCGCCAACCCTGCGCGTTAAGTCCTCAAAAAAAGAACAAGAAGCGCTTTCATATGCATGTCGATAATACCAAATGCATAGGGGATGCCTGTGGATGCAACCGGCTGTGCACGCGGGTCTTCAAATGTCCCGGACTCACCTGGAACAGCGAACTGAAAAGCAGTGAGATTGACGAGGTCCTCTGTGCCGGTTGCGGCGTTTGCGCTTCCATTTGCCCCTCCGGTGCCATTGAAGTTAAGGAGGTGGAATAGATGGAAAACGGCATTCCGCTCGTCGCGGACCCCTATAACCTCATCATTACCGGTGTCGGCGGCCAGGGAAATGTGCTGGCCTCCAGAATCATAGCGGACATGCTGACCCGATTGGGATTTACCGTAACCATCGGGGAAACCTTTGGTGCTTCCCAGCGCGGTGGCTCGGTCATGAGCCATTTAAGAGTGTCCGCCCGATCGTGCTACTCGCCTCAGATTCCAAAAGGCAGGGCGCACATGGTGGTCGCGCTGGAACCAACCGAGGCGATTCGCGTGCTCAAAGACTATGGAAATCCCGGTGTGAAAGTCATCGCCAACACCCGGCCCATTCAATCCATCGGTGTTATCTGCGGCGAGCAATCGTATCCGACTGAAGAAGAGATTCGCGCCTGGCTTTGCGAGCTTTCCGAAAGCGTCTGGTTTATCGATACGACTCAAGCGGCGATAGCGCTCGGCAATCCGATTTTCGGCAACATCATGGCCGTGGGCGCACTTTCTGCCACCGGCGCCCTGCCCCTGCAAAAAGACCAGTTCGAGGCGGTGCTTCGTGAAAAAATGTCTTCGGAAAAAGTGGCGGTAAACCTCACCGCTTTTGATATGGGCCGGGAAATGCTTTCACGCACCCAACACCCTTTGCATTGAATAGAAAGGCGGGAAAAAAATGGACCAGAACCAAACCATTTGGAATGAAAAGATCGCCGCATCGATTATCAAAAATTTAGAGAAACGCCACATGGAAGGCAGCTTCGCCACCACCGCGACTCAGGCGAAAGCGGAAGTCATCGGCATGATTCCACCGGGGGCAACCGTTTATCGCGGCGGATCCATGAGTACGGTCGCCTCCGGTATCTGGGACGCTGCGGCCAAATTGCCCGGCGTCACGATCCTCGATCCCTACCTGCCCGAGTTGACACCGGAAGAGGGGCTCGAGCTCCGACGACGGGGCTTGACCGCCGATCTTATGATCGCCGGCTCAAATGCCATTACCTTAGATGGGCAGTTGGTCAACCTTGACGGCATGGGAAACCGCGTGGCGGCCATGGCCTTCGGTCCTAAAAAGGTGATTTTGATGGTAGGGATGAACAAGGTCACCCCGGATCTGAAATCCGCCATCGCCAGGGTCAAACACTATGCCGCGCCGGTCAACAACATACGGTACGGTCTGCACAATCCCTGCGTGCAAACGGGATTGTGCAGCGACTGTAAATCTCCTCAGCGAATCTGCAATATGTGGAGCGTCATTGAAGGCCACATGATCAAAAATCGAATTCATGTCAAGCTGATCGGTGAGAACCTGGGGTACTAGCATCCGTGCGAACCCCATCTTTTCATTATACCGCCATGAGCAGATTATTCGCATAACTGAGCGTGTAGCCGTGATACGAATGCTTGCAGACACATCTTCTGACCATATGGCCCCCCCATCTCGTGCCGTGGCCTGCTGCCTTATCTTTCTTTCCGCAGTCACCGGCGGATTAGCGATTCCAGCTTTCGGGCTGTTTCTTTTTCTAGGCCTTCCGGGCCGGATCAATCTCCATTTCACACCGGTTTTATCGCTCTGCTTCGATGCGATCCTAAGCTTGCTTTTTTTTGTTCAACACAGTCTGATGATCAGAAAACGCCTCAAGCCGACTTTTCTGGGTGACGCTGGGAAGGGAGCATTTTATTCCATTTTTTCCGGGCTCACGCTGTTTGTCATCATGATATTCTGGCAAAAATCATTCCTTGTTCACTTCGACATTAAGGACTATTCAAAAATCTTGGTCGTTCTGCTGCTTTTTCCGGCAATCGTCGTAGGCGGCTGGGGCTTGCTCTCTCTGAGCAACCTTGATCCTTTGGGCATCACCGCATTAAAACACCATTTGGCCAAAATACCGTTCAAAAGCCCCCCGTTTATAACCAAGGGCGCGTACCGGTTCGTTC contains:
- a CDS encoding pyridoxamine 5'-phosphate oxidase family protein, which translates into the protein MDRREVMALFNKKPRIGTLSTSNKNGDVNVAVFGSPQMTDENTVVMGIGDNRSLQYLNENPKAVFIVMEPGASLAEWKGARVYLKVDVIAREGELFEQIKGRIAETISAGAAKMIRAVVQFRITDVRGIVAPV
- a CDS encoding Rieske 2Fe-2S domain-containing protein, which encodes MPVKSLKRNFFQRVCGIPATSKPQSPDCWQFSAGKLTIDLKKAPELHHPGGAIRLEGGNLPERILVVHGEDGVFRMFQNRCTHIGHRRLDPVPGTNTVQCCSVNKSTYDVKGTKIHGPTSRPILAYPVSREGDKLIGTIS
- a CDS encoding Coenzyme F420 hydrogenase/dehydrogenase, beta subunit C-terminal domain, translating into MQETIQERSQTKIKETVLQNSLCTGCGACVHLCPYFAHYRDHTVILNECDGTQGRCYTYCPRTPTDLAALQQNGFDPVDLTPELGAIKALYLTRATNETVRSAAQHGGTVTTLMHLALAEGLIDTAVLANQSENLLAESCAIGCSDDLTSQSKSKFIVAPTVATFNQTAQGSARAIGVVATPCQALALAKMRAYSVPQDKEKMAKLKLVIGLFCGWALSWERFKSILDQQFQSRKILKIDIPPSKHQCMEVTTDSGTVEIPLAMIETCVRDNCRYCFDMTCEFADLSVGSARSADGWAVDKGWNQVIVRTETGRQLMESARAKGLLEFKAVPTENLEKLKQASLNKKRNCLTHLIEKSGNRQQLTYLNATDPVVRFVLETMGSTR
- a CDS encoding thiamine pyrophosphate-dependent enzyme, with product MSILSEGQSGNRVLLMGNDAIARGALEAGVNVISGYPGTPSSEIIQNLLQVAKERNLYVEWSANEKVALEVSAAASFAGLRAMCVMKQVGVNVASDFLLHLSLYGTRGALVLVSCEDPGALSSTNEGESRPYAQMMEFPLLEPGDFQEALEMTQWAFDLSEEIRNVVMIRSVTRMSHASGNVVLGALPTLTPRAVFNHEGPLLGQMEGPVATIPGIVDFMHRRQQDKLKKVTALFDASPFNTYSGPEAPDLLIITSSVCHLYSKEAIELLHASHRVGLLKLGTTWPLPPKTLEAALRRSDKVLIVEETLPLMEDNIKAFAVERIGTIGPKTFFGKKEGALPPINELNPDCVVTAIAGIFGLPYEGMPATYADRAAAIAAKGAPVRDLTFCPGCPHRASFWSIHAAIAMDNRRGFVCGDIGCYTLAAGATGFKTLKTVHAMGSGAGIASGFGKLAAFGFNQPVLAVCGDSTFFHAAIPALVNAVHNRSNLILVVLDNSGTAMTGFQPHPGLPTDAMGGNALALSIPDICKAIGAKVSICDPFDLPNTQKTLLALLEEKDGVNVLILRQPCALSPQKKNKKRFHMHVDNTKCIGDACGCNRLCTRVFKCPGLTWNSELKSSEIDEVLCAGCGVCASICPSGAIEVKEVE
- a CDS encoding indolepyruvate oxidoreductase subunit beta, with product MENGIPLVADPYNLIITGVGGQGNVLASRIIADMLTRLGFTVTIGETFGASQRGGSVMSHLRVSARSCYSPQIPKGRAHMVVALEPTEAIRVLKDYGNPGVKVIANTRPIQSIGVICGEQSYPTEEEIRAWLCELSESVWFIDTTQAAIALGNPIFGNIMAVGALSATGALPLQKDQFEAVLREKMSSEKVAVNLTAFDMGREMLSRTQHPLH
- a CDS encoding lactate utilization protein; the protein is MDQNQTIWNEKIAASIIKNLEKRHMEGSFATTATQAKAEVIGMIPPGATVYRGGSMSTVASGIWDAAAKLPGVTILDPYLPELTPEEGLELRRRGLTADLMIAGSNAITLDGQLVNLDGMGNRVAAMAFGPKKVILMVGMNKVTPDLKSAIARVKHYAAPVNNIRYGLHNPCVQTGLCSDCKSPQRICNMWSVIEGHMIKNRIHVKLIGENLGY
- a CDS encoding methyltransferase — encoded protein: MLADTSSDHMAPPSRAVACCLIFLSAVTGGLAIPAFGLFLFLGLPGRINLHFTPVLSLCFDAILSLLFFVQHSLMIRKRLKPTFLGDAGKGAFYSIFSGLTLFVIMIFWQKSFLVHFDIKDYSKILVVLLLFPAIVVGGWGLLSLSNLDPLGITALKHHLAKIPFKSPPFITKGAYRFVRHPLYLSCLLFIWSSPSITADRLLMNLLWTIWIVIGTILEEKDLVARYGSRYRTYQKHVGMLFPRLLNQKGNQ